The Rhododendron vialii isolate Sample 1 chromosome 8a, ASM3025357v1 genome has a window encoding:
- the LOC131336269 gene encoding AP-3 complex subunit delta gives MSGPSIMDSLFQTTLDDLIKGLRFHLLDSSPFLSKSLDDIRRELTSTDLPTKSTALQKLTYLRSLHSVDDSFAAFHAVELSSSPRFLHKKIAYLSASLSFHSSTPVALLLTHQLRKDLSSPNPHEVTLALHCLSSICNPDLARDLTPEIFTLLSSSKLYLRKAAIATVLIVFRECPDSVRVCFKRLVENLESSDSQTVSAVISVFCELASREPRSYLPLAPEFYRVLVDSRNNWVLIKVLKIFAKLAPLEPRLANRIVEPICDHVRRSGAKSLVFECIRTIVTSLNEYESAVRLAVAKVKEFLVDDDPNLKYLGLQALSIVAYRHLWAVVENKEFVIKSLSDTDPNIKLEALRLVMVMVCEDNVAEICRVLLNYALKSDPEFCNEILGSVLSTCCANFYEKIVDFDWYVSVLGEMSRIPHCQKGEEIESQLIDIGMRVKDVRPELVRVGRDLLIDPALLGNPFLHRILSAAAWVSGEYVEFSNNPIELMEALLQPRTSLLPPSIRAIYILSVFKVLIFCLHSHLFSTEIVASSSLCANDWEPRVVESATGLPESSHLPSSETLAGYEQNEDFNPRFSCQSPEDDSAENDGNTAVVPGPSSTSASLKNEHFTRGSIVDLLDIVKTAFGPLAGSHEVEVQERVRNVLGLIELVEQEIRDIPMQKEGKFSVEQLEASEVTKLLHGAFAEEIAPVSLSAQERVPIPDGLMLNENLNDLETICADIRLPTSSSFSLGKSHFEERGGACLLNLENKEESEPSSESTSLLAEHRKRHGLYYLHSETKETTSHDYPPANEPKLRIDVSDDVEDLVKLTELSLVPKKKPNQIKPRPVVVRLDGDDVGAAVKKPESKDDLISGAVRDVLFSNEDIPTSSRGKHFEDSSSKKRGKEKVTIVQPLESTQNLATTGISEVGNSSSRRSRHVSHGKERKHRSPRKNFGESEEKHQSEKKKSGHRHGKSKARHRADGVVDVVEQTPVIPDFLL, from the coding sequence ATGTCGGGTCCCTCGATCATGGACTCTCTGTTCCAAACCACCCTCGACGACCTCATCAAGGGCCTCCGCTTCCACCTCCTCGACTCCTCTCCCTTCCTCTCCAAATCCCTCGACGACATCCGCCGCGAGCTCACCTCCACCGACCTCCCCACCAAATCCACCGCCCTCCAGAAGCTCACCTACCTCCGCTCCCTCCACTCCGTCGACGACTCCTTCGCCGCCTTCCACGCCGTCGAGCTCTCCTCGTCCCCTCGCTTCCTCCACAAGAAGATCGCCTACCTCTCCGCCTCCCTCTCCTTCCACTCCTCCACCCCCGTCGCCCTCCTCCTCACCCACCAGCTCCGAAAAGACCTCTCCTCCCCCAACCCCCACGAGGTAACCCTAGCCCTCCACTGCCTCTCCTCCATCTgcaaccccgacctagcccgCGACCTAACCCCCGAAATCTTCACATTACTTTCCAGCTCCAAACTCTATCTCCGCAAGGCGGCTATAGCTACTGTTTTAATTGTCTTCCGCGAGTGCCCCGATTCCGTTAGGGTTTGTTTCAAGAGATTGGTTGAGAACCTAGAGAGCTCCGATTCGCAGACGGTGTCAGCCGTGATCAGTGTCTTCTGCGAGCTCGCGTCGCGAGAGCCCAGATCGTACCTCCCGTTGGCGCCCGagttttatagggttttagtcgATTCGCGTAACAACTGGGTGTTGATTAAGGTTTTGAAGATATTTGCGAAGTTGGCACCTTTGGAACCTAGGTTGGCGAATAGGATTGTCGAGCCGATTTGCGATCATGTGAGAAGGAGCGGAGCGAAGTCGTTGGTGTTTGAGTGTATTCGGACTATAGTGACTAGTTTGAATGAATATGAATCCGCTGTGAGACTTGCGGTTGCGAAGGTTAAGGAGTTTTTGGTCGACGATGATCCGAATCTCAAGTATCTCGGATTGCAAGCTCTTTCAATCGTTGCGTATAGGCATTTGTGGGCTGTGGTGGAGAACAAGGAGTTCGTGATTAAATCCCTGAGTGATACTGATCCTAACATTAAGCTGGAAGCTTTGCGTCTTGTGATGGTAATGGTGTGCGAGGATAATGTGGCTGAAATTTGCAGGGTTCTGCTTAATTATGCGCTGAAATCTGATCCCGAGTTTTGCAATGAGATTCTTGGATCAGTGCTGTCCACTTGTTGTGCCAACTTTTACGAGAAAATTGTTGATTTCGATTGGTATGTATCGGTTCTCGGGGAGATGTCGAGGATCCCCCATTGCCAAAAGGGGGAAGAAATTGAGAGCCAGCTTATTGATATTGGTATGAGAGTGAAGGATGTAAGACCAGAGCTCGTTCGTGTAGGGCGCGATTTACTTATTGATCCTGCATTACTTGGCAATCCTTTCTTACACAGGATATTATCTGCTGCTGCATGGGTGTCGGGGGAATATGTTGAATTCTCCAATAATCCGATTGAACTCATGGAAGCACTGTTACAGCCTCGTACTAGTCTCTTGCCACCATCAATACGAGCCATATATATTCTTTCTGTATTCAAGGTATTGATCTTTTGTCTACATTCTCATCTCTTTTCAACAGAAATTGTTGCTTCTTCCTCTTTATGTGCCAATGATTGGGAACCCAGAGTGGTGGAATCAGCCACTGGATTACCAGAGAGTTCCCATTTACCTTCATCTGAAACTCTTGCCGGTTACGAACAAAATGAAGATTTCAACCCTAGGTTTTCATGTCAATCGCCTGAAGATGATTCGGCAGAAAATGATGGGAATACTGCAGTTGTTCCTGGCCCAAGCTCTACATCAGCTTCTTTAAAGAATGAGCATTTTACTCGTGGGTCTATTGTAGATCTGTTAGATATTGTTAAAACTGCTTTTGGTCCGTTAGCAGGAAGCCATGAGGTGGAGGTACAAGAGAGGGTGCGGAATGTACTCGGTTTAATTGAGTTGGTAGAGCAAGAAATTCGTGATATTCCAATGCaaaaggaagggaaattttCGGTGGAACAATTAGAAGCTTCTGAAGTCACCAAACTGCTGCATGGCGCCTTCGCTGAGGAGATTGCTCCCGTTTCATTGAGTGCTCAAGAAAGAGTACCTATACCAGATGGACTGATGCTTAATGAGAATCTCAATGACTTGGAAACAATTTGTGCAGATATACGGTTACCAACATCAAGTTCTTTTTCCCTGGGAAAATCTCATTTTGAGGAGAGGGGTGGTGCTTGCCtcttaaacttggaaaataaagaagaatcaGAACCATCATCTGAGTCAACATCTCTGCTTGCCGAGCACCGCAAGCGGCATGGCTTATATTACCTTCATTCAGAGACAAAAGAAACTACGTCCCATGACTACCCACCTGCTAATGAACCTAAATTGAGAATTGATGTCAGTGATGATGTGGAAGATCTTGTTAAGCTTACAGAGCTGTCTCTTGTTCCAAAGAAAAAGCCAAACCAAATAAAGCCTAGGCCTGTTGTCGTAAGATTGGATGGAGATGATGTAGGTGCTGCAGTAAAAAAGCCTGAGTCAAAAGATGATTTGATCTCTGGTGCTGTTCGAGATGTTCTTTTCAGTAATGAAGATATTCCAACTTCATCAAGAGGCAAGCACTTCGAGGATTCATCAAGCAAGAAAAGAGGGAAGGAGAAGGTAACAATCGTTCAGCCTTTGGAATCAACACAAAATTTGGCCACTACGGGCATTTCTGAGGTTGGAAATTCTAGTTCGAGAAGAAGCAGACATGTTTCTCACGGTAAAGAGAGGAAACACAGAAGTCCAAGGAAGAATTTTGGGGAAAGTGAAGAAAAACATCAGagtgagaagaaaaaaagtggTCACCGCCATGGTAAGAGCAAAGCTCGACATCGAGCTGATGGGGTTGTGGATGTCGTTGAACAGACACCAGTTATCCCAGATTTTCTACTATAG
- the LOC131336386 gene encoding glycosyltransferase BC10-like, with protein MKSDKQQQRPPTSNPKPFNFQMYLHNLIIYSLFFSSGLVIGISVSFYMKDFPINFFHKQFSIQTPLSSPPPSPPPPPPPPPPPEHFPPPPPQNLPPLELLPIQDFPPPQLIQDFPPPDSPIQDSFPDIEDSLPRDDQQKKTGRTGLRDYVKPPNPMHDMEDEELLWRASMVPKIQTFPFKYTPKIGFMYLTRGYLPLAPLWEKFFEGNEGLYSIYVHALPSFNGTVSEESVFRGRRIPSKAVEWGKVNMVEAERRLLANALLDISNERFVLLSESCIPLFNFSTIYSYVMDSDTTFVEAYDLAGPVGRGRYNHKMKPVIKLEQWLKGSQWFELDRQLAIEVISDRKYFPLFKKYCKPPCYSDEHYLPTFVSMKFGRRNANRTLTWVDWTNGGPHPTRFVRTDVTPELLIGMRTGRQCLYNGKRTNVCNLFARKFLPSTLSRLLLFSTKILKF; from the exons ATGAAGAGCGATAAACAACAGCAACGCCCGCCAACATCAAACCCCAAGCCCTTCAATTTCCAAATGTATCTCCACAACCTTATCATTTATTCCCTTTTTTTCAGCTCAGGTTTAGTCATAGGTATTTCGGTAAGTTTCTATATGAAAGATTTTCCCATTAACTTCTTCCACAAGCAATTCTCAATCCAAACACCTCTTtcctcaccaccaccatcaccaccaccaccacctcctcctcctcctcctcctgaacactttccaccaccaccacctcaaaaTTTACCACCACTCGAATTATTACCTATTCAAGATTTTCCACCACCCCAATTGATTCAAGATTTTCCACCACCCGATTCACCTATTCAAGATTCTTTCCCTGATATTGAAGATTCTTTGCCTCGTGATGATCAGCAAAAAAAGACCGGTCGGACCGGATTAAGGGATTACGTAAAGCCACCTAATCCAATGCATGATATGGAAGATGAAGAGTTGCTTTGGAGGGCTTCAATGGTtcctaaaattcaaacatttccATTCAAATATACCCCCAAAATTGGTTTCATGTATTTGACGAGAGGGTATTTGCCTTTGGCTCCTCTTTGGGAGAAGTTCTTTGAAGGGAATGAAGGCCTTTACTCAATTTACGTTCATGCCCTTCCCTCCTTCAACGGAACAGTGTCCGAAGAATCGGTGTTCCGAGGTCGGAGAATCCCAAGCAAG GCAGTAGAATGGGGAAAGGTGAACATGGTCGAAGCAGAGCGTCGCCTATTAGCCAATGCACTACTCGACATCTCGAATGAACGGTTTGTTCTGCTCTCCGAATCATGCATTCCCCTTTTCAACTTCTCAACTATCTACTCTTACGTCATGGACTCAGACACAACCTTCGTTGAGGCGTACGACCTCGCAGGCCCAGTGGGTCGAGGCCGTTACAACCACAAAATGAAACCTGTGATCAAGCTTGAGCAATGGCTAAAGGGATCCCAGTGGTTCGAGCTTGACCGCCAACTCGCCATCGAGGTGATCTCGGATCGAAAATATTTTCCACTGTTCAAGAAATATTGCAAGCCACCATGTTATTCTGATGAACATTATTTACCCACATTTGTGAGCATGAAATTTGGGAGGAGGAATGCAAATAGGACTTTGACTTGGGTTGATTGGACGAATGGTGGGCCCCATCCGACAAGATTTGTTAGAACAGATGTGACCCCCGAATTGTTAATAGGGATGAGGACTGGAAGACAATGTTTGTACAATGGAAAGAGGACTAATGTGTGCAACTTGTTTGCAAGGAAGTTCCTGCCTAGCACTCTGAGTAGGTTATTGTTGTTTTCTACGAAGATCCTAAAGTTCTAA
- the LOC131298615 gene encoding glycosyltransferase BC10-like has product MREKHDQSPSVTKLLTAHIQLSHVYLFLFFVIGLSIGLTSSLYLKSFTFNLQATLSSPFPLLPPRLHPQPPPPLLPDFPEIENGFLVQNMEDAELFWRASLVPRIQEYPYERIPKVAFMFLTKGPLPLSPLWEKFFRGHKALYSIYVHTDPYFVGSVPENSVFCGRRVPSKPVQWGKSTMIDAERRLLANALLLDFSNERFILLSDTCIPLFNFTTTYTYLINSKETFVASYDDPRKNGRGRYNSLMGPTISLSEWRKGSQWFELNRDLAIQIVSDRKYYPIFRKHCYSPCYTDEHYIPTIVNILSPEKNSNRSITWVDWSKMGPHPGKFARQSISVEFLNQIRFGSNCTYNGNFTSICFLFARKFLPNTLQSLLQISSMQLI; this is encoded by the exons ATGAGGGAGAAACATGATCAATCTCCATCTGTTACCAAGCTCTTAACTGCTCATATCCAACTGAGCCATGTCTATCTCTTCCTGTTCTTTGTCATTGGCTTGTCCATTGGACTCACATCCAGTCTATATCTCAAAAGTTTCACATTCAACCTACAAGCTACCCTTTCATCACCCTTCCCCTTACTTCCACCGCGGTTACATCCGCAACCACCGCCTCCACTGCTGCCTGATTTTCCCGAAATAGAGAATGGATTTCTTGTGCAGAATATGGAGGATGCAGAGTTGTTCTGGAGGGCATCGTTGGTTCCGAGAATTCAGGAATATCCTTACGAGCGCATTCCTAAAGTTGCATTCATGTTCTTGACAAAAGGGCCTCTGCCTTTGAGTCCCTtgtgggagaaatttttcagagGGCACAAAGCGCTCTACTCCATTTACGTTCACACTGACCCGTATTTCGTTGGTTCGGTGCCTGAAAACTCTGTTTTCTGTGGAAGAAGAGTTCCTAGCAAG CCAGTGCAATGGGGGAAATCGACGATGATCGATGCAGAGAGACGACTTTTAGCCAATGCCCTCCTCCTTGACTTCTCCAACGAGAGATTCATCCTACTCTCAGACACCTGCATTCCTCTCTTCAACTTCACCACAACCTACACTTACCTCATCAACTCCAAAGAAACCTTCGTTGCCTCCTATGACGATCCAAGAAAAAATGGTCGCGGGAGATATAACAGCCTAATGGGCCCCACCATTTCCCTCTCTGAGTGGCGAAAAGGGTCCCAATGGTTTGAGCTCAACCGAGACCTAGCCATTCAGATAGTATCCGATCGAAAGTATTATCCTATTTTTCGCAAGCATTGTTACTCTCCATGTTACACGGACGAGCATTATATTCCTACAATCGTAAATATTCTGTCTCCTGAAAAGAACTCAAACAGAAGCATTACTTGGGTTGATTGGTCAAAGATGGGCCCACATCCTGGGAAATTTGCAAGGCAATCAATCTCGGTTGAGTTTCTGAATCAAATAAGGTTTGGTAGTAATTGTACTTATAATGGAAATTTTACGTCAATTTGTTTCCTGTTTGCTAGGAAGTTTTTGCCAAATACTCTGCAGTCTTTGCTGCAGATTTCTTCTATGCAGCTAATCTAA